The following DNA comes from Triplophysa dalaica isolate WHDGS20190420 chromosome 5, ASM1584641v1, whole genome shotgun sequence.
GAACAATTTGAATGGCCCTATTTTTGCAAGGAGAACATTTACGTTTTTCCCCTTCCAGGCCTCTCTCACACCTATGAAAAAAAGACTGATATGATGCAGGTAAAATAAAGGTACTGTATGTCTCATACTAAGGTTTATTTTCATAGTTAAATAAGGGGGTAAGAGAGAAAATAACCTGAAGTTACATGCCTATTATGCAAGGAAACACCAAACGgttcaaaaaattatattttaccaATTACTTTAAATACAATGCCACATACTATGCTATGTGTTCGatgtataaaatacatacatgtttCTATGTTAATACCGGATATTGGAGTCTTCGGAGCTAAGCTGGCATTAGAGGCAGGAGATATTTGGAGACGAGACTTTGGCACTGATTTGACAGATGAGGACAAACAGCCACGATCAGGAGAGTTTGGCGCTGATTTGACAGATGATGACAGACAGCCATGATCAGGAGACTTTGGCGCTGATTTGACAGATGAGGACAGACAGCCATGATCAGGAGTCTGTGGTGCTGAGCTGAGTGGTAAGGATAGACAGCCAAGATCAGGAGTCTGTGGCGTTGAACTGAGTGGTGAGGATAGAGAGCAAAGATCAGGAGACTTTGGCGCTGATTTGACAGATGAGGACAGACAGCCACGATCAGGAGTCTGTGGTGCTGAGCTGAGTGGTAAGGATAGACAGCCAAGATCAGGAGTCTGTGGCTTTAGGCTGAGTGGGGAGGATAGAGAGCCACGATCAGGAGTCTGTGGTGCTGAGCTGATTGGTGAGGAATGATGGCCACAACCAGGAATCTGTGGTGCTGGGGTCTGTTGAGAGCTGATAGGTCTTCCTTTAATTTGAGAGATAGTTGAGGGTTTCTGTATTTTGTGAGGGACTCTAGGACTCTCTTCACAATATGGCTTCAGATGGTCGATGTTTATTTTGGGTATCTTCACACCCATTCCATTTTCAAGGTCAGCACTCTTTCCTTCTAATGAAGTGATGGTGAAAGGACCAAGGAAGTTTGCGTCAAGTTTTCCACCTTTACGCTGTTTGGTTCTGACATTCTGTCTCCACACTTTGTCACCGACTTTAAATTTTGAAATTAATGATTGACActttttttgtatctttttttgggattttttgatgttttccCCAGCCTCAAGTAATGTTTCACTGAGCTTTATTGCAGACTCTGTCACTTTTTCCACAGATATTGTTTCTTCCATACTGTGGTTGATCTAAACAaggcaaataaataatgacaggattttcattttattgtaaaatatccCTTAAGGAACTTTTTTTGTGATTCACAAATTTCTAAGTTAATAAAGAACtttcaatataaaattaataagtCAATGATCACATGATCTCCTAGATTTCACAGATGGAGTCACGTACACATACACAGATTAAAGACTTAATGTCTATTAAAGACTTACTTGAAATGTATACATAATAAAGACTCAATAAAACTAATAAGACCTACTTACCATTCAGGAAACTACATTAATATACATCGGGGAAaaaagtatttgacacatcagaatttttatcagtaaggggatttctaagtgggctattgacacaaaatgtcCACCAGATaaagccatcaagccaaatattgaattcatacaaagaaatcagaacatttaagtatacaagttcagtcataataagtAAAGTCAAATGatacagggaataagtattgaacacatgaaggtaacaaggtgcaaaatggcatagaaagccaggagatcacccgaaatctgtcagtattgagagagaaaccctgccccctatcagtactaattgatatcagctgcttgAGTCCTAATTGATGGTATATAAAGGTTTCTAattacctaggaggcacacaggaaagacttcatgatgggtaaaagcaaagaatGCTCTGTAGATCGTTGTaatcttatcgttgaaaagcattttgatgtgAATGGTTATAGGTGCATTTtcagaatgctgaatgttcctgtgagcactgtgggggccattatccggaaattgaaagagcatcagttcaccataaaccggccacGATCAGGTGCTACAAGTATgatccctgtccgaggagtccaaagattcatcaggagagttctccaagagccaagaaccactcgggcagaacttcaggtagaccttgcatcagcaggtactgttgtttcaaagaaaactaccagcaatgcactgaaccgcaatggcatccatgcacgctcaccacgcaagactccattgctgaacaaaaagcatgttgaggctcggtttatagcctgtggattattgggagactatagtatggtcagatgaaagcaaaacttaactttttggcagtcattctacacaccatgtttggagaagaaatggcactgcccaccaccccaagaacaccacaccaacagttaagtttgggggtggaagcatcatggtttggggctgcttttcagcaaggggtactggcagacttcatattattgaagggaggatgaatggagaaatgtaccgggacattctggataaaactctgctgccatctaccagaaagctgaatATGAAAAGAGTGTGGGCAATGATcacaaacacaaggccaaggacacaatgaagtggtttcaaagaaagaaaatcaagcttcTGGAATGGCCCAGTtaatcacctgacctaaatcccatagaaaatctatggagagaactgaagatcaaagttcttAAAAGAAGCACAAGGAACCATCAAGATTTagagaccatttgtgtggaagaatgggcagaatcactcctgagcaatgcagagactggtctctccatacaagagccgtctagaagctgtaatcaccaacaaaagcatttctacaaagtattaaataaagtgtgttcaatacttattctctgcgtcatttcactttattatgactgacttgtatacttaaatgttctgatttctttgtatcaattcaatatttggcttgatggctatatctggtggaaatttcgtgtcaatagcccacttagaaatccccttactgataaaaatgctgatgtgtcaaatccTTTTCCCTGCTGTAAATAACCAATTAAAATTCAATGGATTTACATTACCCTGTAGTGCTCTGGAATCTCACTGGGATAACGGGCCTCTCTCCCAAACATCAAAAAGTAAGGTGAGAACTTtgttgtcatttgtttttttgtgcgtATAGCAAACATGACAGCATCGAGATGCCTATCCCAGTTCTTTGGCTGGTCCTTGACAAGCTTGCAGAGTGCTCTGATTTTTGAACAtggtttaatataaaacaagatacattaaaagcaataataaCAGTTTAAGTTAATATTACTTGTCTATTTGCTAAATGAAACACAGGCAGAGGCCTActaacaaattaattttaaacttAAAGTCATTATgcacaatttaaatatttcacaagaTACCTTTGTATGGTAGCATTCATTCGTTCCACAAGACCGTTTGTCTGCGGATGATAGGGTGCACATAAGGACCGCTGGATGTTAAGCACACTGCACACATGTCTGTTTAGCTACAAAcaggaaaattatttttagttattgTTCTGAAGCATGAAGATGATATTAATTTGTTCATATTAAAACTTGCCTGATTCACAAATTCTGTCCCCTGATCTGTTAGCActctttttggagcttcaaactGATGCACAAAATTTATCAAACACTGGGTCACTTCTATGGCAGACTTGGATTTCAAAGGATAGGCCTGGGGCCACTTTGTAAGGTAATCAATAATGACACAGATATACTGATTTCCATTATCTGTTAAAGTCAACTTTCCAATGAGATCCATCCCTAAGAGCTCAAAGGGCTGATTAACCTAAAGCaaatttaaaccaaaaacaaaaacaaattgttattATATCTTGAGACAGTataatgttatttcaaacaCCTTAAATATGACCCATTCAATATACTTAACATATTGTGGcgtaaagaaaataatacataCCACAATAGGCGTGTATGCAGTCCCCTCTTTTACGGAGGTACTACTGGCTTGGCATTGGCCACACTGTGCcaccttttaaaaacatacacagaTATGAGGCTTCAATTAAactattgatttaaaatgtgttcgTTTTAAATCgtataaacaaagaaatataaatcacAGTGAAATATTACAATGAAGCTACTTAAAAGAATGGTAACTTAGGTTAGTACCCATTTGTCAATATCCTGAGACATGCCAGGCCaataaaatctttttgaaatggcatctcttgttttgttttgccccGTATGTGCTCCAATGTCGCTGTTATGAAACTCAGCAAATATTCTGTTGGCCTCTTCTATCCCAAGCACAACTTCTGTTTTGATTGCTTTGGGAGTCGATTTGTAGCGGACATAGTACAATTTGCCAtctatgacaaaaaaaatttaCACATAATATAGTTATTCAACATATATATGCAAGATACATAATACACATACtatacatacacatactgtacagatTAAGTTATGGTAACCCTTGTGGTGAACAGAGATGAAAGTGTGTcacaactctgtttttcaaatgCTCTACGATGAATAGTGAGAAGAGTCTGGCTGCAGACATGAAGCACTCTCAggcgcgcatgcgcactcggaCACATGCACCTTTACAAATATAAGGTGTGAcccaaatgacatactatgCACTATGCACTTAAAATATGGCATTTGAGGCTCCATCTTAAGCATTTTTCGAATTGGGATGGCCTTACAATCGGTCTTAAAATGCAGCCTTCAAAGAACGCATACCCTACTAATACTAATTTATGTTTGTCATAAAGACTtttaatgaaagtatttatttattaataacgTCCTACAACGAAGCATGCATGTGCTACATATACACGTCTGTGCATATCACTGTATATTTAGTACAATAGCACTGTATAGTTGCATTAACAAAACTTAATTGATGTTAGTTATTGTATATGCACTCCAATTACACTTTGGTACTGTTTCAATTTAATTTCGTTATCAAGCTTAGTACTTAAACAAGAGCTTTAAAAAAGCGAAATCTGAATTCACCCTTCACAAAATAACTGTTTTAAGCATGGATAGTCAACCATCATCGAAGATATTACAAACGATTAAAGTGGCTTTCATAATAAGGCCTACCTTCAATTTCAAAAAGGTTAGCTTTTTTGCGAAATGAGTTTTTTTCATTCTTGCAGAGTCCATCGGGGTATTTGCCGTGGCATTTATAAGACACAATCTGCTGGTAGATAACTGGATCCATGTTTAAACATGCCAATTTACAAAAAGCAAAATCTGCTAAATTGACCCAAGCGTCAATGAGGACGTGATTGTCACGTGCAGAATGCGTTGTAGTAAGTGCGCAAGGGATAGGACACGTGCATGACGTAgattacacaaacatacagtggATGATTACAAAGTAATTATCACGTAGTAACTAAATCCCctttatataaatttaatagTATTGATGtaaccttaaaaataaaatgatcgaAAAAAACATCATTCCTTTGGAAGGTGTAATCGATATAATTGTGGTGATTTTACTGACCACGTAAAACCACCGCATTGAAGCTAAAGATTCCTTTAATGGCTTCGTTAAGATGTGTCCGTTACGGATATGACTTGCCCAGAGCCGATCGTTCCGATACGCAAACTACGCAAGTTGCTTAGGACCCCTGCACCAACCCTGCCCCTCGAGAACCGAATGAAAAACACTTTAGTGTAAACAAGACGCGTATTCAACTTTCTGGCTCCGGAGTGTTATGTTACAAACTTTACAGAattctttgaaaaaaatgtaattcttaatttatttaataaactgtgACACATTTGGACATCATGCAGCGCGAACAGGTGATGATGACGACCTCCGCATAATGATAATGAGTCTTTTCATTTGGCCATGGCAAAACGAAGCTATCCGTCTGTAATGGAACAACGTGAAGGAAAATAACAAGAAGGCGTACTATATTTTGTACTATTATTAAGTGTTATTTAGTTTTGCCAACTTATGCAGTTAAAAGTTTTACAAATTCAGTATTTGTTCACTACCATAGTTGGTTTCACTCTGGACGTTCGATTATCGTAAATTTAGGGACCGTCTCCAAAGCCACATTAATTATCTAACTTCAAATGCATTTACAGGGAATGACTTCAGTCGCTTAA
Coding sequences within:
- the LOC130421016 gene encoding uncharacterized protein LOC130421016, which produces MDPVIYQQIVSYKCHGKYPDGLCKNEKNSFRKKANLFEIEDGKLYYVRYKSTPKAIKTEVVLGIEEANRIFAEFHNSDIGAHTGQNKTRDAISKRFYWPGMSQDIDKWVAQCGQCQASSTSVKEGTAYTPIVVNQPFELLGMDLIGKLTLTDNGNQYICVIIDYLTKWPQAYPLKSKSAIEVTQCLINFVHQFEAPKRVLTDQGTEFVNQLNRHVCSVLNIQRSLCAPYHPQTNGLVERMNATIQRALCKLVKDQPKNWDRHLDAVMFAIRTKKQMTTKFSPYFLMFGREARYPSEIPEHYRINHSMEETISVEKVTESAIKLSETLLEAGENIKKSQKKIQKKCQSLISKFKVGDKVWRQNVRTKQRKGGKLDANFLGPFTITSLEGKSADLENGMGVKIPKINIDHLKPYCEESPRVPHKIQKPSTISQIKGRPISSQQTPAPQIPGCGHHSSPISSAPQTPDRGSLSSPLSLKPQTPDLGCLSLPLSSAPQTPDRGCLSSSVKSAPKSPDLCSLSSPLSSTPQTPDLGCLSLPLSSAPQTPDHGCLSSSVKSAPKSPDHGCLSSSVKSAPNSPDRGCLSSSVKSVPKSRLQISPASNASLAPKTPISGINIETCVREAWKGKNVNVLLAKIGPFKLFYADIHRTAPTMELESEVMNAFVYILVRKFNESSQDRAASIDSYEMSNIWIHKRAKVKMDPRDYKYIIGIINHCHHWTLTVMIPQEKRALYLDPMGESQNNLNRCQDVTRSFMRQKGFHISRWVCGTLPHPLQSDCSSCGAFVLKFAECVLEEKPIEFSASQDGVEDLRMNIATCLLEKTDNLKDLCYFCGEHNTGSDWIGCDVCPRWFHTVCAKTSVKVSSFICPACWK